The Streptomyces sp. R28 region AGGGCCAGCACCAGCACGAGGAGCAACAGACGGGCTCTGCGCCCCTTCTTCCTGCCGGACTTGCCGGGCTGCTGACCCGTGGAGGCGGTGGTGTTGGGGGGCATCGCTGTCCTTGCTGTCCTAACGCGAGCGGCAGGCGGTCCTGGAGTGCTGGAGCAACCATAGGCGCAGGGCCCGGTCCAACTTGACGCGGAGTAGGGAACCAGCGCGGACGGACGTTCGATCATGCATCGCCGAGTGTCAAGAAATCGTCAAGAGTTAGGTAAGGTAACGAAGTACTTGGATGCGGAGTACCGCCACTTCGTGTCCTATGTACGTGAGCCCACGCGCGTGTGCGCGCGGGCCAGGGAAGGGAACGGCCGCTGACTGTCCACGACCTCAACCAGCTCCTGCTCGTCTGCTCGCTCGTCCTGCTCGTCGCCGTCGCAGCGGTCCGGATCTCCTCGCGCAGCGGGCTCCCCAGCCTGCTCGTGTACCTGGGCATCGGCGTGCTCATGGGCCAGGACGGCATCGGCGGCATCCGCTTCGACGACGCCGAACTGACCCAGGTCATCGGGTACGCGGCACTGGTCGTGATCCTGGCCGAAGGCGGTCTCGGCACGAAGTGGAAGGAGATCAAGCCGGCCCTTCCGGCCGCCACCGCGCTGGCGCTGGTCGGGGTCTCGGTGAGCGTCGGGGTCACGGCGGCTGCCGCGCACTACCTGGTCGGGCTGGATTGGCGGCAGGCGCTGATCATCGGGGCGGTCGTCTCCTCGACCGACGCGGCCGCGGTCTTCTCCGTCCTGCGGAAGATCCCCCTCCCCTCGCGCGTGACGGGCACCTTGGAGGCCGAGTCCGGCTTCAACGACGCCCCCGTGGTGATCCTGGTCGTCGCCTTCTCCCAGTCCGGCCCGATCGAGCACTGGTACGCGCTGCTGGGCGAGATAGCCCTGGAGCTGGCCATCGGCGCCGCCATCGGCATCGCGGTGGGCTGGCTCGGCGCCTGGGGCCTGAGGCACGTGGCGCTGCCCGCCTCCGGCCTCTACCCGATCGCCGTCATGGCCATCGCCGTCGCCGCCTACGCGGCGGGCGCCTCGGCGCACGGCAGCGGCTTCCTGGCGGTGTACCTGGCCTCGATGGTGATGGGCAACGCGCGGCTGCCGCACTGGCCCGCCACGCGCGGGTTCGCCGACGGGCTCGGCTGGATCGCCCAGATCGGCATGTTCGTCCTGCTCGGCCTGCTGGTCACCCCGCACGAGCTGGGCGACGACATCCTGCCCGCGCTGCTCATCGGGCTGGTGCTGACGATGGTGGCGCGCCCGCTGAGCGTCGTCGCGTGTCTGACGCCGTTCCGGGTCCCCTGGCGGGAGCAGGCGCTGATGTCCTGGGCCGGGCTGCGCGGCGCCGTCCCCATCATCCTGGCGACGATCCCCATGGTGGGCGGCGTCGAGGACAGCCGCCGCATCTTCAACATCGTCTTCGTCCTGGTCGTCGTCTACACCCTGATCCAGGGACCGACGCTGCCCTGGCTCGCCCGCATGCTGCACCTCGGCCAGGGCCCCGAGCCCGCCGACCTCGGCATCGAGTCGGCGCCGCTGGAGCGGCTGCGCGGACATCTGCTGTCCGTCGCGATCCCCGACGGCTCGAAGATGCACGGCGTCGAGGTCAACGAGCTGCGGCTGCCCGCCGGGGCCGCCGTCACCCTCGTCGTCCGCGACGGAAAATCGTTTGTTCCGCTGCCGACGACGGTGCTGCGCCTCGGGGACGAGCTGCTCGTGGTCGCCACGGATCCGGTACGGGACGCCGCGGAGCGCCGACTGCGCGCCGTGGGGGCCGGGGGCAAGCTGGCCGGATGGCTGGGGACGAACGGAGCGACCTCCACCAGGCGACCCAATCGCAGGTGAAGCACTGGGCAGTGCTCATTTTCACAGGGGCAGCGGCCGCTGTTCCCTGTACTATGCAGGCGTCACCCAGATCAAACCACCTCTGCCTGACGCAGAGCTGGCGCGACCGTATGGCGGCCGGGACGCCCTTCCTCAGCAGGCGCCGGTATCTACCGCAGTTCCGCGCGACAGGACAGCTCTCGGCGCCGCCCCCCACCCGACGGGGCCGCGCTACCAGGCGGCAGAAAGGCACGGGCCGTGGCATCCACGGTCACCATCGAGCCGTCGAAGGACTCGTCGGCCTCCTCCCGCCCGGGATACGGACAGCTGCTGCGCACCCGCGGCGCCTGGACGTTCCTGCTGCCCGGCTTCGCGGCGCGTCAGCCGTTCGCGATGCTGACCATCTCCATCGTGCTGCTCGTGCAGCACACCACCGGCTCCTACGGTGCGGCGGGCGCCGCCGCGGCCGTCACCGGCGTCTCCATGGCGGTGTTCGCGCCCTACAGCGGCCGTCTCGCCGACCGCTACGGGCAGCGCACCGTGCTGATCCCCGGCGTGCTGGTGCACACGCTGTCGGGACTGACCCTGACGACGCTCGCCCTGAACCACGCCCCCTTGTGGGCGCTGTTCGCGGCGGCCGTGCCGACCGGTGCCTCGGTGCCGCAGGTCGGGCCCATGGTGCGGGCCCGCTGGGGCGTGAAGCTCCAGGGCTCGCCCCTGATGACGACCGCGGCGGCCTTCGAGTCGGTCACGGACGAGCTGACCTTCGTCGTCGGTCCGCTGCTGGCCACCGCCCTGTGCACCACCGTCGACCCGGCCGCGGGCCTGGTCACGGAGGCCGCGCTCACACTGCTCGGCGGTCTGCTGTTCGCCGCCCAGAAGAGCACCCAGCCCTTGGTCGCCGTCGACGGGCACGCGCGCGTGGAGCACGCTTCCGCGCTGCGCGTCCCCGGTGTGCGCGTGCTGATCGTGACCTTCCTCGGCATCGGTTCCGTCTTCGGCGGCATGCAGGTCTCCCTGGCCGCCTTCACCGAGTCGATCGGCGAGCCCGGCCTGAACGGCGTCCTGTACGGCACCTTCGCCACGGGCAACATGCTCTCCGGCATCGCCTGCGGCGCCATCGCGTGGAAGGTCTCCCCGCAGCGCCGCCTCGTCGTCGGATACGCCGCCCTCGCGCTGGCCGCGTCCGGCCTGTGGGCCGCGCACTCGGTGCTCGTCCTGGCCGGCCTCGGTCTGCTGGTCGGCATGTGCATCGCGCCGGCGCTGATCACCGGGTACACGCTGGTCGAGGACCTGGTTCCGGCCGGTGCCCGCACCGAGGCGTTCACCTGGCTCACGGGCGCGGTGGCGCTCGGCCAGGCCGCCGCCGTCACGGTCGCCGGACAGCTGGAGGATCGCTTCTGGGGCGGCGCCGGGTTCCTGGTGCCGACGGGCGGGACGCTGCTCGCCCTGGCGACCCTGGTGGCACTGCGTTCGCGGCTGGCGGCGCGGCCCCGCGGCCGTACCGTCGCACGTGGCGTCGGTCACCGAGTCCCGGTAGCAGTGGACTGAGCGGCCGGAATACGTCACTATTGACCGTCGTTAGCACTCATCGAGTGAGAGTGCCAGGAGGAAGACAGTGCCCACCTATCAGTACCAGT contains the following coding sequences:
- a CDS encoding MFS transporter, with the translated sequence MASTVTIEPSKDSSASSRPGYGQLLRTRGAWTFLLPGFAARQPFAMLTISIVLLVQHTTGSYGAAGAAAAVTGVSMAVFAPYSGRLADRYGQRTVLIPGVLVHTLSGLTLTTLALNHAPLWALFAAAVPTGASVPQVGPMVRARWGVKLQGSPLMTTAAAFESVTDELTFVVGPLLATALCTTVDPAAGLVTEAALTLLGGLLFAAQKSTQPLVAVDGHARVEHASALRVPGVRVLIVTFLGIGSVFGGMQVSLAAFTESIGEPGLNGVLYGTFATGNMLSGIACGAIAWKVSPQRRLVVGYAALALAASGLWAAHSVLVLAGLGLLVGMCIAPALITGYTLVEDLVPAGARTEAFTWLTGAVALGQAAAVTVAGQLEDRFWGGAGFLVPTGGTLLALATLVALRSRLAARPRGRTVARGVGHRVPVAVD
- a CDS encoding potassium/proton antiporter, whose protein sequence is MRAGQGRERPLTVHDLNQLLLVCSLVLLVAVAAVRISSRSGLPSLLVYLGIGVLMGQDGIGGIRFDDAELTQVIGYAALVVILAEGGLGTKWKEIKPALPAATALALVGVSVSVGVTAAAAHYLVGLDWRQALIIGAVVSSTDAAAVFSVLRKIPLPSRVTGTLEAESGFNDAPVVILVVAFSQSGPIEHWYALLGEIALELAIGAAIGIAVGWLGAWGLRHVALPASGLYPIAVMAIAVAAYAAGASAHGSGFLAVYLASMVMGNARLPHWPATRGFADGLGWIAQIGMFVLLGLLVTPHELGDDILPALLIGLVLTMVARPLSVVACLTPFRVPWREQALMSWAGLRGAVPIILATIPMVGGVEDSRRIFNIVFVLVVVYTLIQGPTLPWLARMLHLGQGPEPADLGIESAPLERLRGHLLSVAIPDGSKMHGVEVNELRLPAGAAVTLVVRDGKSFVPLPTTVLRLGDELLVVATDPVRDAAERRLRAVGAGGKLAGWLGTNGATSTRRPNRR